One genomic region from Microcystis panniformis FACHB-1757 encodes:
- a CDS encoding Uma2 family endonuclease → MVTVPLELNTSEIWAERRVTFYHLNWLSYQQILQALGENNCAHLFYDRGTLEITMPLEEHEFYRELIGRFIYFLVSELGLKIKSMGSTTLAREDLERGAEPDNAYYIQNQAKVLGKRINLTEDPPPDLVVEVDITHTDINKLALYARLGVPELWRFNGQIWRIYRLEKGGYQEGEFSPTFPLVPKTKLYEFLATAKEDEVRAEKNLRAWLVSQLAKNN, encoded by the coding sequence ATGGTGACAGTTCCTCTCGAGTTAAATACTAGCGAAATCTGGGCAGAAAGACGGGTTACTTTTTATCATCTCAATTGGTTATCCTATCAGCAAATTTTACAGGCGCTAGGGGAAAATAATTGCGCCCATTTATTTTATGATCGTGGCACTTTAGAGATTACTATGCCCCTAGAAGAACACGAGTTTTATCGGGAATTAATCGGACGTTTTATCTATTTTTTGGTGTCCGAATTGGGTTTAAAAATTAAAAGTATGGGTTCCACAACTCTAGCTAGGGAAGATTTAGAACGAGGAGCAGAACCCGATAATGCCTACTATATTCAAAATCAAGCTAAAGTGCTGGGAAAAAGGATTAATTTAACTGAAGATCCGCCCCCAGATTTAGTGGTGGAAGTGGATATAACCCACACGGATATTAATAAATTAGCACTTTATGCCCGTTTGGGAGTGCCGGAATTATGGCGTTTTAATGGACAAATATGGCGCATTTATCGGTTAGAAAAGGGGGGTTATCAGGAAGGAGAATTTAGTCCGACTTTTCCCCTAGTTCCGAAAACTAAACTCTATGAATTTTTAGCCACTGCTAAAGAGGATGAAGTGAGGGCAGAAAAGAATTTAAGAGCATGGCTTGTTAGTCAACTAGCTAAAAATAATTAA
- a CDS encoding Uma2 family endonuclease: MVTVPLELNTEQIRGEKRVVFNHLSWLSYQQILQALGENNRAHLFYDRGTLEITMPLEEHEFYRELIGLFIRILVVELGLKIKSMGSTTLAREDLERGAEPDNAYYIQNQAKVLGKRINLTEDPPPDLVVEVDITHTDINKLALYARLGVPELWRFNGQIWRIYRLEKGGYQEGEFSPTFPLVPKTKLYEFLATAKEDEVRAEKNLRAWLVSQLAKNN, from the coding sequence ATGGTGACAGTTCCTCTGGAGTTAAATACTGAGCAAATTAGGGGTGAGAAACGGGTAGTTTTTAATCATCTCAGTTGGTTATCCTATCAGCAAATTTTACAGGCACTAGGAGAAAATAATCGCGCCCATTTATTTTATGATCGTGGCACTTTAGAAATTACTATGCCCCTAGAAGAACACGAGTTTTATCGAGAATTAATCGGATTGTTTATTCGGATTTTGGTGGTAGAATTGGGTTTAAAAATTAAAAGTATGGGTTCCACAACTCTAGCTAGGGAAGATTTAGAACGAGGAGCAGAACCCGATAATGCCTACTATATTCAAAATCAAGCTAAAGTGCTGGGGAAAAGGATTAATTTAACTGAAGATCCGCCCCCAGATTTAGTGGTGGAAGTGGATATAACCCACACGGATATTAATAAATTAGCACTTTATGCCCGTTTGGGAGTGCCGGAATTATGGCGTTTTAATGGACAAATATGGCGCATTTATCGGTTAGAAAAGGGGGGTTATCAGGAAGGAGAATTTAGTCCGACTTTTCCCCTAGTTCCGAAAACTAAACTCTATGAATTTTTAGCCACTGCTAAAGAGGATGAAGTGAGGGCAGAAAAGAATTTAAGAGCATGGCTTGTTAGTCAACTAGCTAAAAATAATTAA
- the aroF gene encoding 3-deoxy-7-phosphoheptulonate synthase — translation MIVVMKVGSPEIEIERVGAEFEAWGLSPEKIVGKHKVVIGLVGETRELDPLQIQELSPWIETVLRVEQPFKRACLEYRHGEYSEVLVPTPNGVIPIGRNHPVSIVAGPCSVENEAMIVETAKRVAAAGAQFLRGGAYKPRTSPYAFQGHGESALELLAAARDASGLGIITEVMDAADLPKIVEIADVVQVGARNMQNFSLLKKVGAQPKPVLLKRGMAATIEDWLMAAEYILAAGNSNVILCERGIRTFDSKYTRNTLDLSCIPVLRTLTHLPIMIDPSHGTGKWEYVPTMAMASLAAGADSLMIEVHPNPAKALSDGPQSLTPDRFDRLTRELAVIGKAIGRWPQVPALV, via the coding sequence ATGATTGTTGTCATGAAAGTTGGTTCCCCGGAAATTGAAATCGAGCGCGTCGGTGCCGAATTCGAGGCATGGGGATTAAGTCCCGAGAAAATCGTCGGTAAGCATAAAGTTGTCATCGGTTTAGTCGGAGAAACCAGGGAATTAGACCCCCTACAAATCCAAGAATTAAGCCCTTGGATCGAAACCGTCCTGCGAGTCGAACAACCCTTCAAACGCGCCTGTTTAGAATACCGTCACGGGGAATACAGCGAGGTTTTAGTCCCTACTCCTAACGGTGTTATCCCCATCGGCAGAAATCATCCCGTTAGCATTGTCGCCGGCCCCTGTTCGGTGGAAAATGAGGCCATGATCGTGGAAACTGCCAAACGAGTGGCGGCAGCCGGAGCGCAATTCCTCCGGGGGGGTGCCTACAAACCCCGCACTTCTCCCTATGCTTTCCAAGGTCACGGGGAAAGCGCTTTGGAATTACTAGCGGCGGCTAGAGATGCCAGTGGTTTGGGTATTATCACGGAAGTAATGGACGCGGCGGATCTCCCTAAGATTGTCGAAATAGCCGACGTGGTGCAAGTGGGAGCCCGCAATATGCAGAATTTTTCCCTCTTGAAAAAAGTTGGAGCGCAACCGAAACCAGTCCTACTCAAGCGCGGCATGGCGGCCACTATTGAAGATTGGTTGATGGCGGCAGAATATATCCTCGCCGCAGGAAATAGCAATGTTATTCTCTGCGAACGCGGTATCCGCACCTTTGACAGTAAATATACTCGCAATACCCTAGATTTATCCTGTATTCCCGTTTTAAGAACTTTAACTCACCTGCCGATCATGATCGATCCTAGCCACGGTACGGGTAAATGGGAATATGTCCCGACCATGGCCATGGCTTCCCTAGCAGCCGGGGCCGATTCCTTGATGATCGAGGTACATCCTAACCCGGCAAAGGCCCTATCTGATGGGCCGCAATCCTTGACCCCCGACCGATTCGATCGATTAACTCGGGAGTTAGCGGTCATTGGTAAGGCGATCGGGCGTTGGCCCCAGGTTCCGGCACTGGTTTGA
- a CDS encoding PAM68 family protein yields the protein MASESKSTEKKERLPFEPRQNKRKTPKIAPSPVPPPLKNRSEETSLKAIPQVVSQRMAKRMAVFCGLPTALGIASFFGFYWIISHDLLEIPSYVAMLVSLSLFGLGFIGLSYGIFSASWDEDRVGDWLGWQEFQANFGRTIAAWRSGKKEVEEK from the coding sequence ATGGCCTCTGAATCGAAATCGACGGAGAAAAAAGAACGTCTCCCCTTTGAGCCGCGCCAAAATAAGCGAAAAACCCCGAAAATTGCCCCTAGTCCCGTGCCACCGCCCCTAAAAAATCGCTCCGAGGAAACCAGCTTAAAGGCGATTCCGCAAGTGGTCAGTCAACGGATGGCCAAACGGATGGCGGTATTTTGTGGCCTGCCGACGGCACTGGGGATAGCTTCCTTTTTTGGCTTCTACTGGATTATTAGCCACGATCTTCTCGAAATCCCTTCCTACGTCGCCATGCTCGTCAGTTTAAGCCTGTTTGGTCTAGGTTTCATCGGTCTGAGTTATGGCATCTTCTCCGCTTCTTGGGATGAGGATCGGGTGGGGGATTGGCTAGGATGGCAAGAATTTCAAGCTAATTTTGGCAGAACGATCGCCGCCTGGCGGTCCGGCAAAAAAGAAGTGGAAGAAAAATAG
- the rpsO gene encoding 30S ribosomal protein S15 — MALTQTKKQELISQYQAHETDTGSSELQVAFLTERINQLTEHLKANPKDHASRRGLLQMIGRRRGLLTYIQKKDQQRYQTLIGRLGIRR; from the coding sequence ATGGCCTTAACCCAGACCAAAAAACAAGAACTAATCAGCCAATATCAGGCCCACGAAACCGATACAGGATCATCGGAGTTACAGGTAGCTTTCTTAACCGAGAGAATCAACCAACTGACCGAACACCTGAAAGCTAACCCGAAAGACCATGCTTCCCGTCGGGGATTACTCCAGATGATCGGTCGTCGTCGGGGACTGTTAACCTATATCCAGAAGAAAGATCAACAACGTTATCAAACCCTGATTGGTCGTCTCGGAATTCGCCGTTAA